atcaaacaaagaaaactTGAGTTCTAGAAATCTTTGAATCTTGATTTCAAATGAGATTAACACGCACTTCCAGCTAAAGTTCGCCGGATAATAGTTAGTGCGTAGTTCGCATTAAAAAAGATTCCTAGGGGTGTTATGAACTAAAGAGCAGGTTCTCCAAACGATTCAAAGGAGTTCTTTAATAACTAACCACACGCTCACGTttcatatgaatacaaatttaagtcaACCAGTAAGCATCAGCTCTTCGAACCTCAAATGAACTtcagttaaacttataaattgcttgcttttttgttttaaacatttttacaatCAATGACAAAAGCCTAGATTGacatattttgtttctaatataTCGAATAATTCATATTATAAAATCTGCTTGAGATGTTGGTaaggttttttaagttttttctaacgtacaaataaatattaaacttgTAATACTTTAGCCGTGTTCGCAGCGATACTATTGTAAGCTTCTATATAGCATTTAAAAGGCATTGAAAACTATAGTTATCCTATAAGCGAAATGCGTTGCACcatgtattaaaattatattgcgAAATTTGTCTGCTTCAGAATAATCTGAAAGTGTGTTTGTTTTTGACGTTCATCCTTACCAGCTTCCTAAGTTTATATAGATTTTTCAATGTCTTTGTCTTCCTTGCGTTCATACCACCAAtgctaataagaaaaaaaatggaaacgtATACCCTTATCTTATTAGCAGAGTTGTAAAAACTGCGGTCTTTTGGGTAATGCATTTAATTAAGTCGCAgttaaataactaattttttgaatgtaagTTAATACTGCGACTGGGAaatttaattgcaaaaaaaCAGTCAGCAGTCAGTACTTTCTTTCTGATTtggcagttaaaaaaaacagttaattgacTAACTGGTTTTAGTCTTTTTAGTCAGTACGAATTCTTTTTTACTGGGGTATTAGAAGTTTTAGTCAGTAAGTTTTTTCACTGCAGTTTAAGTCAATTGACTTGGTTTTTAGTATTTTGACTAAGATACTAGagtgatttgaaaataatataaaatatgtatgagGTACCTATGCAATGACGTAACAATGCTGTTTGGCCAATAACAATAAGGTTTTCTTTAGAATGTTTTTGGCATAAGTTCCTTTTTGCAGTGTTTTTTGTGGCAAATGTTTATTGAGCATGTcgaacaaaacaataatatttttaggaaatgAAAGTTGCTCTTtcgcaaaattaaatattttattcttctcAAATTATGCCTATGTActcgaaaaaaactaaattttttaataacaatttttttgtataaataaaattaattgtcaACTGACGAGTTAACTTTCAGTAGTAGCAATTTTTGACGAGTTAACTTTCAGTagtagcaatttttaaaattgctggTCTCAATGTGCTTCTCTTCTAGGAGTGTCAATAAGCACAGCGAttgtaaaaagctttttttaaggtttgggAAATTTTTTAGGAGAGTCCAAAGATGAAGATTTTTGGGCAAGATATAAATCGTAATTCTCGTCTTCGGTACACATGCAGACTGGGACTAGGTCTATTTACaatcttttttctatttacaaTCTTTTGGGTGGGAAgggcatttttttaataaaaaaaatactcaattttcattcatttgtttttcgagTTTTGGCATTAgactaaaagttgaaaaaaaaaaaataaaatacaggaaacaaaattaacagtTAAATAcgtaaaaacttgaaaaattaatccttttcaactttttatttaattttggatttgataattaatttttcaaaaactatttgtttacaacttaatttttaaaataaaagaatttgtaTGGTGGTAAATTAGGCCCATTCAATACGAAAGTTTTAAAACGACTACCTGTAACATATCAATCAAGCAACAAATAGAAGCATCtgctgatatttttttctttctaaaactGAATCAGCATATTCAATTCAATGAAATCAGATCATTTGGAAAAAccgaaatattatttaattattacaacaatatatctatatatataaaaatcaatgccacttttcgttgtaatgttataacgcAACAATGCCCTTACTgctttggctaattttggtcttgaattattcgtgaaAGTCCAGAGAAAGTTTGTACgcagagaaaatttaaaaaaaaaatcttgaaaaggtgtaaaatcgacatctttctatacttccgtatacaaacaatttgtactaatacttaaagaaatcccgatttgttgattaccttgaAAATGTATAACGAagttgtaataataattgaaggtATGTGCCTAACGATTGTGaataaagcattagcacaatTAGGTATGACCCAACTGAATCGTGAGATACATGATACATGgtttacgtttatttgtacaatcgaatataaccaaattgaatattcaacaagAACATGTGTAGgacacaatcatgcaagccgtttccaataatacaAGTGGATTACATTTCTTGGATGCGCCTGTGGGTacagcaaaactttcgttgtatcattgattttagcgactattcgatcggaatagaaaattgcattggcacttgcatcttcgggaattgctgttacattattagaaggtggtcggaCCGCGCACTCTGcaataaaattgccattgaatgtacaagtgattgaaactccaacttgaAATATTTGGAGGAATTTTGCTATTGCAAAAGTTCTTCGATTAACGTTAATTATTTAATGGGATGAGTGCATaatggcaaataaaaaaaacaatagaaggatttaatcgaacaatgcaagatttacgcggtaatcaacagctgttctggtggtgctctgatattgctgtcaggagactttcgtcaaacattgcctgtcattTCTCGATAAActcctactgatgaaataaacgcctgttcaATTTCAGTTCTTTGGAAATATGTTCGAAAAATaacactgaacattaatatgcgtattcacctacatacataatgatgcaactgcccatgagttatcaaaaaaattgttagaaattggtgatggcaaaataccaatcgacagtaccaacggattgattacttaaccgaacaatttttgtacaattgcacAATCTATATCTACTATTTATTTGAGCTTTTTTTGAACTCGTGGGAAGAAAGAGATCAAAATAATAACCGTAAAGTGTCTCTCACTATTCTTGAATttaggtttttttccaagagaaTTTAATAACCTTTCAAATAAATGCATTGTTTGGTAGTTCATGagaaaaacaaagagaaaaactACAATTTATTGAGGAAAAAAATAGTGCGGCTAACCATGTGAACCGCACTGTAtatagatgagttgattgaatgtgCCTTTCCCAATATTCTTCATAATTACAGAAATCTTGATTGGTTGAAAGAACGCACCAAtttagcaccgaaaaacattcatatcaatgccatttcCAATTCAAGCGAAACTGTCAGGTGTGCTATaccaccgcattgcttgaatctgaaaattggttctttgattatattgttgcgaaacattaatccaccaaaactgtgtaatgacACCAGATTGgtagtgaaaaagttattgccaaatttgattgaagctacaatcttaactggtaaatcaatcggtgtttgataccgagtatctctatgattccaactgatatgccatttcaattcaaaagattacaatatcctgtgcgtttatcatttgggatgttcataaataaggcccaaaaGCAAAtacttcacgtttgtggtgtcaatttggaggaatcatgtttttcacatggtcaactttatgttgcctgttcccGAGTCGGTACACCCGGTACAACTATtcatttattcatgctcaaaatggaaaaactaaaaatattgtttatctaaCTGTTTTAGACTACCCCATATAGACCCTCCATTGTAAgagtacccaattcttttttatttttcagtttttactatttgcttataaatataatataaacaatatatcatttgggtcatttggacttttaaatagctagcaatttaaaatattttttgtttgaataaatgaacttattAATCATTTGTGTGTATTACTGTGTCTTATACGTATCGAAGCATGTACCGAGCAACTAGTTATACAAATACTATGTATACATGAATCTATGACAAATCTGAACACATCTTTAAAGGCGTTTTCAAAGCGCATCAGTATTCAAACTTAACTTTTAGTCAATTAACTGCCAAGTCAGAAAGTAAGTTCTAACTGCTGACTGTTTAGTTACAGTTAAAGCACTTTTGTAAGTTAAAAGACTAAAGAAAAAGAATCTTATTATTCCCAAAAAGACTGCAGTTTTTACAACTCTGCTTATTAAGAGAATACATCGAAAAACTGATATTTTGGCTCCTTGCGTTTTTGAaggatttcttaaatttctgaCTTTAAGAGTAATGAGAAAAAAAGTTGACAGTATGGACGTACATAAGTGCTATATGTTCTATGGACCAATTAAATCATtcgattgaatttttgaattgcttaaatgaagtaaaaaatttgttgtctttttgAATTCTACCATTACTCCTGACTGCATTCATCCTAAAAATTTCATAATATCATTCCAAACAAAAGTTTCTCTTAGGAGAAGCTGCTTTTTATGATGAAGAACCTGCATCGTAttctttaaaagatttaatGAAGAAGGTGCAATGCTCTGCCTGAGAAGATGCTCATCAAACATTTAGATTCGCAAGCGGTTGGCacattctaaatattttattcatatcaTTTGAAATACCTGCTCTGAAACTTAATCTTTGATGAGGTGCTATCTTTATTTATACCACCCTAAATTCAATCCCTGATTTCTCAAACAAAtcatttcaattattaaaacttaGCTCTAGTTCTTAAGAACATTTTgcacagacaatttttttagttattagTTCGCTTTCTTGAAACCCTGCAGCTGTTCATTTTTgggagtttattttttgtaaattggaaTTCCTTGAAAATATCCACAAGGTTCTTGTCTTTAATGTGAACTTTCAATTTTAGGCATTCGTATGATGGCGATTGGCCCCCGCGTATCAAACCTTCTGGGCACGTGTACCAACAACACAACAGAGAGCAAAGAAGAAACAAcaattgaagaagaagaatcCCTGCCAGTAGTCGATAATGTGCACCACCATCGAAACCCTCACAGCAAGTGGTCTGCCAAGCAGGCCGATCTCTTTATAACCCAACAGTGTAGCCTGCTGGAAAGCAACGAAATACGTGCTCTACCACCCATCGAAATGCAAACAAAACTCAACGAAATAATTCAAGATAATCCATTGAATTCTCAAGCATTCTTCCTCACCTACATGAACAATCTTCGATTGCGTGATTATTTCAGTTCTGTCGATGCCTTGCATCGTGCCTTCGATCGAAGTCCCATGCAAATGATGACCAACTACGAGCATAAGGGTTTTCAATTCTTCAGTATAAATCTCGCCGTTATGCATGCTAATTTTGGTCATCGTGAGGAGGCGCTGGAATCGCTGAAAGAGTGTATAATGCTGGCACAGGAGAATGGCGACAAACGATGCTTGGATTTGGCGAATTCGTGGTATTGCATTCTCAATAGCAATAAAATAGATCCATTCGAGAAATGCCTTCCCGATCTGCAAGATCCGTGTATGATTCAGAGTCTGTCGTTAAGCATACAGTTTGTAGTTAAGGTTGGCGCTCAATGTGGGTGTCTGCCGTTGGATTTGTTTGAACTTCTTCAAAAGAGTGATGAACTTAACTGTAAGAATTCTTTGATGGATTATTTCTCTGATTCCCTGGCTCTTCGCTCGGCTCTTTGGAATCTGTATGGACACAATGAAATGGCTTCAATGTACGCTCAATTGCTGTTGAAGTTGAAAAAGACGTGGGTATTTGGCGACGTAGGCAATAGTGAAAGTGTGTGCATGGTGCTCTGCTGTCTGGCTCTGTGGTTGAATATTCAAGGAGAATATGCCTTATCCTCCGTAGTCTTGCACCACACCAAGGAGAGATTCCCTCGGAATCCTTATTCGAATAGCTGGATGATCTGTGAGTGCTATATAATAATTCACCAATCAATTCTGCGTTGTAAATGGCAGGAAGCTTCGCGTGCTTGTGATCAACTTTATGTGTTTGATGAAAATGCTGCAATTCTCCAGCGTGTTTCGGTGCTTATTGCCAAGCGATATCTAACCACCGCTCGAACGATGCTTGACAAACTACTCATGTCAAGTGAACTCGATTGCTTGACACAAGTTCGTGCCTTGATTCTGCTTGCTTATTCCATGATCTCTCAAGACAAAGTCAATTCCGAGGTGATAGGAACCCTAAACAAAGCATCAACTTTAGCATTACAGTCCTATCTCGAGTTTGAATGGGCCATAACGGATATGATGTTCGCACAGGTCTTACTTCAAATGCAAATGCCCCAAAAAGCTCTACAATCTATTAAAAACGGCATGGAAAAGATATATGCCAATGGAGGACTGTACGACCGTGCAAAGGCAAGTTTTGTTTACATGAGATGTCTGGTTGCCACAGCATTAACGcctgaagaaaagaaaaagtgcCTAAAAGAGTGTAGCCAACAGATCGATGAAGCTATTGGATACTTTAAGAAACTAGACGCCTACGCAAAAGTACTTGATGTATATAGCTTTTTGGCAACGCAGTACAACGAACTTGGCATGAAGCCTGAGCGAAATAGATACGCGGCCTTATTCAGACAATATCACATGGAATTCAATATCGCCGAAGagtatttaaatgttttcttttaaaaaaaagtgtatggttgttttgtattattaaatattgtaaatatttttttaattgtatttatttgttaaaataaaattttatagaaaagttGAAGAATATTTACATGGAAAAACATGTAATCAGTAATCttgtttctaaataatttgaatagCATACAAGTTTGCTCATTGCTGGTTTAAATACTCAGAAGATTCCAATTATGCAAAGGAattcaaaacattgaaacatGAGGCCATAACCCAATTAATCGTTTTGTCTGCAGCTTATTCCCAGGCCCAACTCATTGAGGGTGAAATCTATGGTCGAACAGGAAGCCTGTCTTTATAAACTAAAAGGTAAAACTCCCAGCAGGGACAGAATATCATACCCTATGATTAAAAACCTCCCAGCTGACACAAAGCAAAGACTTCTGAATCTATACAATATGATTCTTAAAACCGCAGTTATTCCCCAAATCTGGAAAACTGCCGCAATTCTTCCCATTTCTAAACCTAACAAAGATAAACTAACTCCAGATAGCTTCCGACCCATCTCTCCTCTCTTATACCACTAAAACCCTCGAAAAAAATTGTCGCAAAACGAATTATGTGGTATGCAGAATCTAAACAACTTCTTAGCCTAAGTCAAGTAGCATTTAAAACTAATCGTGATTGTACAAACGCCCTGCTTTTCTAGTGCACTGAGCTCCAAAAACCATGCATCTATACTCACCCTAGACtttgaaaaagcattagaaAGAATATGAATACATTGAATACAAAGATTGGGGTTTTGGatctaatattattaattatgttaaagctttttttacaaataaaatattttgtaactcCTATTCTGCTACATAGAGCATACACAACGGAATACCTCAGGGATCCCTATTATCTGTTGTTTTGTTCTCTATTGCATTTCAGTATATATGTGACAGTTTAACCAAGCACAAGTCTTTAAAATACTGCCTCTATGCTGATGACGTATATATCCTCTctaaaaaccaaaatgttatggaaatcaaaaattcattcaCAAATGCTCTTAATGACATTTTAGAATGGACAGCTTCTTCTGGAGCTAAACTTTCGTTACCAAAATACAAAGTGCTGCATGTATGTCGGAAACATTTTTGTACACCTCTGTCAATTAATGTAAATAATGtagaaattgaaaatgtaacaaattgaaaaattttaggaCTCATATTTAATAGTAAAAACAATTGGCACAATCATTGTTTAGATCTTAAGAAATCTCTAGCTGCAAGgtctaatattattaattatttatcagTAGGAAAAGTAGCGTACACGTAAACACCGTTTGTGATATAACCAAACAACTTATATTAAGTAAAATAGATTATGGTATTTTTATGTATGGCAACACTCCGAAATCCACACTCGGGATCATAAAACCAATCTTCCACCAAGCAGCAAGATGTAGTGTTGGCGCTTTCCATACTACTGCCATCAAAAACATCCTGGCAGAGGCTGGGCTCCCTACTTTTGAAGAGCGtagagaaaaaaatcaaatataaactaTATGCTAAACTGATATTTTCTTCGAACTCGATAATTGATAAAGAAGTCAACTTAACACTCAAAAGAAGTTACAAGACACCATCATCCAATTTCACCATCCTTCAATCTGGTAACTCTGAATTTCCAAAACGAgtgttgttaaaaacaaaaaattctgctCTACTGAAACCTCCTTGGTTCATCCACTCCAATTCCAACAACTCCACCAATCTCATTAACAACATCCGCTCcttattgataaattaaaagCAGCATAGCATATACAACTAATGTGGACCCCTGGACACGTTGGCATCCGTGGCAATGAGCTCACTGATAAAGCTGCCAGCCTCGCAAGCAAGTCCCCAGCCTACCTCTACAATATTTACACCAAGAATGACTTTGTGAAGAACCTGACAAGAAAACTGACCAGCACCCAAGAAAACGAATGGAGAAGATACAATCACCACTATGTAGGAGTGAATTCAACTAAATCAAAACCTAGAACCTAAAAACagcgaaaaatcaaaaataaaaaactttatccgACTACGACTTGGCCATACCTCTGTCACCCACCTCCACCTTGACTAAGCCGTTTTCAGTTTGCAAAGGAGCATATAGCGAAGGATTCCACGTTCTGGAAGAGTGTTATATTCGcagataaatcaaaatttaatatatttggaTCCGATGGACGGTCTTATGTGTGGCGAAAACCCATCACAGAGCTCCAAGATAAAAACTTGTATGCCATAGTATGGGCCTGCATGTCAGCAGCTGGATTCGGCAAGTTGCAATTTATTGATAACAATagatatctcaaaaatattctcaaaaGTAATTTGCTCCAAAGCGCAGAAAAACTAAGCATAACGGATACATTTCGATTTTATCAAGACAATGATCCAAAACATACATCGGTCATTGTTCAAACTTGGCTAATTTACAACTGCCTCACGTCAACCACCGGCAAAGAGTCCAGATTTGAATGTCATCGAAAACCTTTGGTCAAATGTGGACATAAAAATACGCGAGCGCcatatttctaacaaaaatgaCCTAAAGATGGCTTTAGTTGAAGAATGGTCAAGAATACCTGTGGAAGCGACAACAAAACTGGTGGATTCTTATCGAAATCGGCTTGAGGCAGTCATAAATCAAAAGGGAGGACATACCAAATACTAAAGTTATACAAACGTCtctttttgttaataaacaGTTATAATTTTACtcgatttttaaaatgagtCAAATAAGCTGTTACTctgaaatattgattttaatttgattttgtttttttttgtctagatttaattaaaaatatataaatgaagtTGAGTTAACACACGCCAACGACGTTGACCTTCGGAAACATAGTTCTAGTTCTATTGGATGTCAATGAACCAGGCATGAAGCATTCATGGGAACCTGCTGACATTGCGCTTAAACCTTTGCATTGCTTTAGGTAATGCGTAATGCGATACGCCTATAAACATCCGGTAGGCGAAATAGCTTGCTCAGCATTTAGATTGGCTGAGCAAATATCCAATAGGTGGGTTAGGGAGTTAGTCTTTCGGCAGACGCGAACCAGAAGGGTTATAAGAACAATTCAAAGAATAAATAGAACTAAATCAAATTAAGTCTTGTTGTCTTGTCATTTCATTTAATAACGGTACGAACAGTTGGGCCAACTCACGTTGGTGTtcggttttttttactattaaagGATGTAAAATCCTtaattgttgttatattttagttaaaaacttaattaacatttccgagtttttattttgttgattgcTTGCTTCGTTAAAGAGATATTCTCTTTTAAAGTTGTGCGTAAAGTGTGGGTCAAATAAGCTGTGATCCACATTGAAGATTGAtgtctaaatttaaattaataattaaaatgggAAGTAGATATGGTAAACTACTATTAATAGCATAATTGGTTTGTATACTCCCAGGGATAAAACGCAAtccaatcaaatttaagacaagGGGACATAAACTATGCGCGTTCATACAAAAAGCaggtactttttgaaaaaaaggaagtgTGGTGGAAACCATCATGGAACTAAATGTTGATTACTTTATGActttattgaaattcaattcGGAAGGctacatacaaaaaatcaaaatattatatttttgtacatacaaaCAGTGGGGAGCAGAAAAGAGCACATATTTGCGCTTTTTGTAGTTGGTACTTTATtagaatagaaaaaacaaagcaaatggaAAAATGTGTGTTGCCATTCATTTTAtgtttaattctaaaaaaaccGGGTTATAATACAAAACAGgcaaaaaattaattctaagcaaaaaactaataaaacaacTCCAATGTACTCAACTTTGCACCTGTGAACTTTTCGATAATTTGCagcaaaaacatcaaaatttacAGTTAGATGTGTTTTTGATGTGTTTTATTGCGTgaagtacaaaaaattaataaaataaattaacacaataatttgaaagctatttaaaataataagaaaactaTCACGGCAAACTGAGTATAGTATTGTCATCATGACGGAGAATGGCTCTTCAACGAGAATGATAGCTAAGTAGCTTAATACAAGCCAATCAGTAGTCATTCGATTTTGGAAAAGGCGAGCTATTGTTCCAAAAGCACAAGCCAGAGAGGCCGTAAAAAAATACTAACGGATGCTGACGCACGTCTCATATTACATAGAGGAAAAGATACAAGTTTTTAACACCAAAGGATTCTTCTATAACAATTAATAAGCCCGTTAGCCGATGGACAGCAAGAAGAGCCCTacatcaatttttctaaatctcagcggtaaaaaaacaaaaacaaatgcaaaGGCACGGTTAAAATTTGCCAGACAACACCAAAATTGGACAACAGATGACTGGAAGCGTGTGGTGTGGTCAGACAAATCCAAATTTAACCGGTATCAGTCCGAAGGCAAACAATATTGCTGCCGACGTCCTAAGGAGACCACCCTTAGGCATCATGTCATAGAAACCGTTAAGCACGGTGGAGGGAGCGTCGTGGTATGGAATTGCTTCGATGGTGAAATTATAAAGAAGGAAGATTATTTAAGCATTCTGCAGACCTATCTTGCCGATTTTTGTAATATCTGCCCTTATCTTGAGGAAGAAGTAATATTTCAACAGGACGGAGACCCTAAGCACCCGTCCAAAATCGTGAAGGAATGGCTAACCCAACAACATTTTCAGCTATTGCAAGCGAGTCATTAAGAATGCCAGACTAttccaaaagaaattaaagagaATCTAGAAGAAAGTACGCCAAAACGTGTTTAATGTGTTGTATTTAATAAAGGTCTATGGACAAAGTACTAAGAACAACCTTTATTCTTCTTTCCTTTAAAGTGTAACTTTGAGTACTGCGAGTTGTTTTAACTTTTCGTTCTGTTTTTCTAgtaattgttttccattttttttttattaaaaccattTGTTTAAGTATTGAAATAAAGGACAcacacaaattttgattttttttttgttacttctATTCTTATGCAGCCATAAGAGCACGAAGTTAAACATGTACTCATTTTTGCTCCCCACTGTATGTTATTCTCTTCTAAAGTAATTATTATacaatagaaaacaaataatataacattttaacATCAGACATTATAATATGTACATCTGGTATTTATGGTCAGcatatcattattatttatgactatttgtatattattacTTCCCTGCACGCTATCAAAAGTAAAACACCTAGGTAATGggattttgtttccattttatttgtattaaataatacGTTAAATTGACActaagttatttcttttttgttattcataaaATGCtcttccttcaaaaaaaaagaaaattaaaatcgcGTGTTCCTATCTTTTGGAAATGTAATTGATTCAAAATTCCAGTCTAGTTTAAGTTTAGGCCCTAAAGTCCGACAAATTTAATGTCGTTCTCTTTTTACAAGCTATGAATATCTCCAAATTAAACATAAACCAAAtacgaaaacaaaagaaataaacatgGATAACTAACAacctaaaaacaacaaacaatccTCAAGTGTATTTGCCTCGCCATGGTCATCATAATATTCTGAATGGACAGGCTAAAAATATAAgtattctataaaaatataagtatcCTATATGGAAAGCACATCGCAACACACCGAAAACAGTCTAACGTAAAAACACGTCAaagttaaatcaatatttaatatagaaaaaaatatgacaGAATCTACTTTGTTTACACCACTATTCTATTTGATGTAGGTaccttcatttcaaaaaataaataaagtcattaataaaattacaaaaatattaacctTACATATGTTCAACTTTCAAAAAGTCAACCGTGATACTATAAAATTCTGTTTATCTAGTTTTCCATAATAACTCGTTATAGTCAATCAAAGACTGTCAGTTAATTATATGACAGTAAAAAAGACAGTAATTAACTATGATTATGATGGTAAAGTTATGCCAAACATACCTTTGGTGAAATCTTCACACTAGTTACTCCATACTTGTGTCCCAATAACGGTGATATATTTGAATCTTCCACGAAGCCCAAACCGACTTCCCATTTCCAAATTCGAATCGTCTTATCACTACGAATACGATCAAAGgtagaataattaattttttttttattttaaaaatagaatatttatgtatattgacGAACCTTGATCCGGTAACTAGTAGAACGTTACCCCAAAACTCAAGACACGTCACATCTTTTGTATGAACTTTTAACTCTTGTAAGACACTAACGTTTTTTGCTATTAATTTCGAcattattttgttgtgtttatattattttatggtacgttgataaaaattgcgacttagtatttaaaaaatcccccaaacttttaaatgtatagaaataaaatgtatatataaggCACGAGATTGTGTTTTCTTaaggctttttttttgttgcttatgatattaaactaaaatatcaGAAAGTCTAATATGAACATTGTCAGCTAACGACACCACAAACTAAACTAATGACAATCGACCCTGCTAACAAAAATGAACCCATTTCATTCATCATATACAGAGGACAAATAGGATATAGAACCAGATACCAGCTACAAGAGTCATTGTCCAGCAAAGAGGAT
This window of the Eupeodes corollae chromosome 3, idEupCoro1.1, whole genome shotgun sequence genome carries:
- the LOC129951029 gene encoding anaphase-promoting complex subunit 5, which encodes MNHFEELEALDPRNTTFTTSRIDTPTPHKVAIVLLVHQYLKAKQSASELGLIFPAQSRQRFCMLLLKLIQYPDMMYKDLHNLLTSNRYKIDTVHLEGFEKCMSDLNSLGLEYLFDLFEMQNFDKILSDSIGVSQYGIVGLYIRRVAVILDRMSFPEMLSLYENICLYYEKGIRMMAIGPRVSNLLGTCTNNTTESKEETTIEEEESLPVVDNVHHHRNPHSKWSAKQADLFITQQCSLLESNEIRALPPIEMQTKLNEIIQDNPLNSQAFFLTYMNNLRLRDYFSSVDALHRAFDRSPMQMMTNYEHKGFQFFSINLAVMHANFGHREEALESLKECIMLAQENGDKRCLDLANSWYCILNSNKIDPFEKCLPDLQDPCMIQSLSLSIQFVVKVGAQCGCLPLDLFELLQKSDELNCKNSLMDYFSDSLALRSALWNLYGHNEMASMYAQLLLKLKKTWVFGDVGNSESVCMVLCCLALWLNIQGEYALSSVVLHHTKERFPRNPYSNSWMICECYIIIHQSILRCKWQEASRACDQLYVFDENAAILQRVSVLIAKRYLTTARTMLDKLLMSSELDCLTQVRALILLAYSMISQDKVNSEVIGTLNKASTLALQSYLEFEWAITDMMFAQVLLQMQMPQKALQSIKNGMEKIYANGGLYDRAKASFVYMRCLVATALTPEEKKKCLKECSQQIDEAIGYFKKLDAYAKVLDVYSFLATQYNELGMKPERNRYAALFRQYHMEFNIAEEYLNVFF